The following are from one region of the Spirosoma linguale DSM 74 genome:
- a CDS encoding initiator RepB protein (PFAM: initiator RepB protein~KEGG: nme:NMB0495 replication protein), with translation MDKVKPTMVLFENSLNRIAVNLSKLQRNLFYMVCSQIQPDHTAETIYEISAIELMERTGDKINYARLRQQTLQLIHPKEFEMPSNRVDKEGKPRKNVLQTGLFASALYLEGEGTVQLTISAHVRPFILNFSEKLKGGNFSQLDVDLVLALRSKYGQAMYQQLTQWRFHADKGHMYPLDELKTLLGVMNKDGFDKYSKWGEFDAKVLKPAKRDLEKTDLQFTYEPMPAPRRGRGHKVTHVKFMLSVDDDRNFPPGFVISEEHTTLFDRLVKQFGLRKDQAQTVLLNFPIKEINKRLYDLHIQHNDKKISNLGAYTAKSFGV, from the coding sequence ATGGACAAAGTTAAACCAACCATGGTTCTTTTTGAGAACTCGCTCAATCGTATCGCTGTCAATCTCTCCAAGCTACAGCGAAACTTATTCTACATGGTCTGCTCTCAAATCCAGCCTGACCACACCGCAGAAACCATTTATGAGATTTCAGCTATCGAGTTGATGGAACGTACAGGCGACAAGATTAACTATGCTAGGTTGCGCCAACAGACTTTACAGCTCATCCATCCCAAGGAATTTGAAATGCCTTCTAATCGAGTCGATAAGGAAGGCAAACCACGTAAGAACGTCTTACAGACGGGCTTATTCGCGTCGGCTCTATATTTGGAGGGAGAAGGCACAGTGCAGCTCACAATCTCAGCGCACGTAAGGCCGTTTATTCTCAATTTCAGTGAAAAACTCAAAGGAGGTAACTTCTCTCAACTTGATGTCGATCTGGTGCTGGCCCTGCGTTCTAAATATGGTCAAGCAATGTATCAACAATTAACACAGTGGCGTTTCCATGCTGATAAAGGCCATATGTACCCCTTAGACGAACTTAAAACGTTGCTTGGCGTGATGAACAAGGATGGCTTTGATAAGTACAGCAAATGGGGCGAATTCGATGCTAAAGTGTTAAAACCGGCCAAGAGAGACCTCGAAAAAACAGACCTGCAATTTACCTATGAACCAATGCCTGCTCCTAGGCGTGGACGTGGCCACAAGGTAACTCATGTAAAGTTTATGCTCTCCGTGGATGACGACCGTAATTTCCCCCCTGGCTTTGTGATTAGTGAAGAGCATACAACCTTATTCGACCGGCTCGTCAAGCAGTTTGGACTACGGAAAGATCAGGCTCAAACCGTGCTGTTAAATTTCCCCATCAAGGAAATCAATAAACGGCTTTATGACCTTCATATACAACATAATGACAAGAAAATCAGCAATTTAGGCGCGTACACGGCTAAATCGTTCGGTGTTTAG
- a CDS encoding protein of unknown function DUF497 (PFAM: protein of unknown function DUF497~KEGG: mch:Mchl_1764 protein of unknown function DUF497) → MLEFQWDAANKGHIIDQYPLRANTVEEVESIFTDSNFRPTPDRVDGRGEQQYSGVGVSNQNRLLFVAYSLRNDQIRPISCRPASRKERNRYAQITQKS, encoded by the coding sequence ATGCTTGAATTTCAGTGGGATGCGGCTAATAAAGGCCATATTATCGACCAATACCCACTCCGGGCCAATACTGTCGAAGAAGTAGAAAGTATATTCACCGACTCGAATTTTCGCCCGACTCCTGATCGGGTAGATGGCCGGGGTGAACAGCAATACAGTGGCGTGGGAGTAAGCAACCAAAACCGCTTACTCTTCGTTGCTTATTCACTAAGAAATGATCAAATTCGGCCCATTAGTTGTCGGCCAGCCAGCCGAAAAGAACGCAACCGCTATGCTCAAATCACCCAGAAATCCTAA
- a CDS encoding response regulator receiver protein (PFAM: response regulator receiver~SMART: response regulator receiver~KEGG: sfu:Sfum_2731 response regulator receiver protein): MENAPTVWIVDDDEDDQLMIETAFQEVIFPLAIKQLSDGDELLPQLEKAPSLPKLILLDLNMQRMNGFDVLAELRTVPAYRKLPVVILTTSDNEDDKRKSLALGANGFLTKPCSLRAVISMLRRLVSEWHLN; encoded by the coding sequence ATGGAAAACGCCCCAACGGTCTGGATTGTGGATGACGACGAGGATGATCAATTGATGATCGAAACGGCCTTTCAAGAAGTTATTTTCCCTTTGGCGATCAAGCAGTTGTCGGATGGCGATGAGTTGTTACCCCAGTTAGAAAAAGCGCCTTCGCTACCCAAATTGATTTTACTGGATTTGAATATGCAGCGCATGAATGGGTTTGATGTGTTAGCCGAGTTACGCACGGTACCTGCTTATCGAAAATTGCCAGTTGTTATCTTAACCACGTCGGATAACGAAGATGATAAACGCAAGTCCCTGGCTTTGGGAGCCAACGGTTTTTTGACTAAACCCTGCTCCCTAAGAGCCGTTATTAGCATGCTCAGGCGACTGGTTTCAGAATGGCATCTGAATTAA
- a CDS encoding response regulator receiver protein (PFAM: response regulator receiver~SMART: response regulator receiver~KEGG: rle:RL0674 putative response regulator transcriptional regulatory protein), which produces MATPSLNTPQSLATFVCLVDDTADYRSLVELIFKGYLPGCSLRSFENGQAFLNTLQQLSEKPNLVLLDQHMPGLSGYQTLVALKQQAQYRFIPIVMMSADASHSEISSFYGAGAATFLPKPMDFNTLTETLLTACQYASKLA; this is translated from the coding sequence ATGGCAACCCCTTCTTTGAATACCCCTCAGTCCCTGGCAACATTCGTCTGCCTCGTCGATGACACGGCGGATTACCGCTCGCTGGTTGAGTTGATCTTTAAAGGTTACCTACCTGGCTGTTCATTGCGCTCGTTTGAGAATGGACAGGCTTTTTTGAATACCTTACAGCAACTAAGTGAAAAACCTAATTTGGTTCTGCTTGACCAACATATGCCCGGCTTAAGCGGATATCAAACCCTGGTGGCTTTGAAGCAACAAGCCCAATACCGCTTCATTCCAATTGTGATGATGAGTGCGGATGCGTCTCACTCGGAAATCAGCAGTTTTTACGGAGCTGGGGCGGCGACCTTTTTGCCAAAACCGATGGATTTCAATACCCTTACCGAAACGCTGCTAACCGCTTGCCAGTATGCTAGCAAACTAGCCTGA
- a CDS encoding response regulator receiver protein (PFAM: response regulator receiver~SMART: response regulator receiver~KEGG: nmu:Nmul_A0163 response regulator receiver domain-containing protein), which produces MIAITTLELIVCPPCYTNYSTRFKSMSLKGPIICIDDDDDDQHLLRHAIEQAGVTNPIRFFANGEDALSYFETTTEQPFLILCDINMPFLNGLELRQRINDSEYLRQKAIPFVFLTTASNAEYVRQAYQESVQGFYEKATNYAQLQQQVRLIIEYWQSCLHPNNVV; this is translated from the coding sequence ATGATCGCTATTACAACCCTTGAATTAATCGTTTGCCCACCCTGTTATACTAACTACTCAACCCGTTTTAAGTCTATGTCCCTGAAAGGCCCTATCATTTGCATTGACGATGATGACGATGATCAACATTTACTCCGACATGCCATTGAGCAAGCAGGTGTTACGAATCCAATCCGGTTCTTTGCCAATGGCGAGGACGCGCTGAGCTATTTTGAAACGACGACTGAACAACCCTTTCTGATCCTGTGCGACATCAATATGCCGTTTCTCAATGGGTTAGAACTACGGCAGCGGATTAACGACAGCGAGTACTTGCGCCAAAAAGCGATCCCGTTTGTGTTTTTGACGACGGCTTCTAATGCCGAGTACGTCCGACAGGCTTATCAGGAGTCGGTACAGGGGTTTTACGAAAAGGCCACCAACTACGCCCAGCTTCAGCAGCAAGTCAGACTCATCATTGAGTATTGGCAAAGTTGTTTACACCCCAATAACGTAGTTTAG